In the genome of Prosthecobacter sp., one region contains:
- a CDS encoding redox-sensing transcriptional repressor Rex, whose amino-acid sequence MPAKIDIPRKSIYRLSIYQRCLQRLRENRVDTVSSAALAKAAGVKSTQLRKDLAYFGQLGTRGLGYNVDALSSTIGEVLGQNKLQPVILVGVGNLGSALLRYGGFRKEGFEITAAFDLSPRKLPQVTVPVLAMAEMESFIHRHHVKMAILTVPAHNAQSVVNEMVDHGIQAILNFSPTVLDVPEHVVVNSVDLAVELENLSYFIR is encoded by the coding sequence ATGCCCGCCAAAATAGACATCCCCCGCAAGTCGATCTACCGGCTTTCCATCTATCAGCGCTGCCTACAACGGCTGCGTGAGAACCGGGTGGACACCGTGTCCTCCGCCGCCTTGGCAAAGGCCGCCGGGGTGAAATCCACCCAGTTGCGCAAGGATCTGGCCTATTTCGGGCAGCTCGGCACCCGTGGCCTGGGTTATAACGTCGATGCCTTGAGCAGCACCATCGGTGAGGTGCTGGGTCAGAACAAACTTCAGCCGGTGATCCTCGTCGGCGTCGGAAATCTGGGTTCGGCGCTGCTGCGCTACGGGGGGTTTCGCAAGGAGGGCTTCGAAATCACCGCCGCGTTCGACCTTTCTCCGCGCAAACTGCCACAGGTGACCGTGCCGGTGCTGGCAATGGCCGAGATGGAGAGCTTCATCCACCGTCACCACGTCAAAATGGCCATCCTGACCGTTCCGGCGCACAACGCACAATCCGTGGTCAACGAAATGGTCGATCACGGCATCCAGGCCATCCTGAACTTCTCCCCCACAGTGCTCGACGTGCCGGAGCACGTCGTGGTGAACAGCGTCGATCTGGCGGTGGAACTGGAGAACCTGAGCTACTTCATCCGTTGA
- the proS gene encoding proline--tRNA ligase has protein sequence MSNATAITPTRDKDFPEWYQQVVRAADMAENSEVRGCMVIKPWGYGLWENIQRQLDVKFKATGHVNAYFPLLIPLSYLEKEAQHAEGFATECAVVTHHRLEAQKQPDGTTKLIPTGELAEPFVIRPTSETIIGAAFARWVESYRDLPLLINQWCNVMRWEMRPRLFLRTAEFLWQEGHTAHETAEEAIAETEQMHRVYADFLTNHLAIPVIPGEKTERERFPGAVRTLTVEAMVQDRKAIQAGTSHYLGQNFAKAANIQFLGRDNTRQLVHTTSWGVSTRLIGTVIMAHGDDDGVIIPPRVAPNQIVILPVTPKPETRQEIIDACEALAQTLRAQTFAGEPIRVHVDKRDLPGGQKNWEWIKKGVPLRVEMGPRDITSRSVAVVRRDKTPKDKEFIPKEDFIQTVAERLHEIQDALLARAVALRDTNMKKLETLEEFKAFFAENSEGGFALMHWAGSSEDEDTLSKDLKVTIRCIPHGDQYAEEGKCFLTGKASMRRVVFARSY, from the coding sequence ATGAGCAACGCCACCGCCATCACCCCCACACGCGACAAAGACTTCCCCGAATGGTACCAGCAGGTCGTGCGTGCTGCCGACATGGCGGAGAATTCCGAGGTGCGCGGCTGCATGGTGATCAAACCGTGGGGCTACGGCCTGTGGGAGAACATCCAGCGACAGCTCGATGTGAAGTTCAAGGCCACCGGGCATGTGAACGCCTACTTCCCGCTGCTCATCCCGCTTAGCTATCTCGAAAAAGAGGCGCAGCATGCCGAGGGTTTCGCCACCGAGTGCGCCGTGGTCACGCATCATCGCCTCGAAGCGCAGAAGCAGCCGGATGGTACGACGAAGCTGATCCCCACCGGCGAACTGGCCGAGCCGTTCGTGATTCGCCCGACTTCGGAGACGATCATCGGCGCCGCTTTCGCCCGCTGGGTGGAAAGCTATCGCGATCTGCCGCTGCTGATCAACCAGTGGTGCAACGTCATGCGTTGGGAGATGCGTCCGCGTCTGTTCCTGCGCACTGCCGAATTCCTCTGGCAGGAAGGGCACACCGCGCATGAAACGGCCGAGGAGGCCATCGCCGAGACGGAGCAGATGCACAGGGTGTATGCCGACTTCCTCACGAACCATCTCGCCATCCCGGTGATTCCTGGCGAGAAGACCGAGCGGGAGCGTTTCCCCGGAGCTGTGCGCACCTTGACCGTCGAGGCGATGGTGCAGGACCGCAAAGCGATCCAGGCCGGCACGTCGCATTACCTTGGTCAAAACTTCGCCAAGGCCGCGAACATCCAGTTCCTGGGCCGCGACAACACCCGTCAGCTTGTACACACCACGAGCTGGGGCGTCAGCACACGCCTCATCGGCACGGTGATCATGGCGCACGGCGATGACGACGGCGTCATCATCCCGCCCCGCGTCGCGCCGAACCAGATCGTCATCCTGCCCGTCACGCCGAAGCCTGAGACGCGTCAGGAGATCATTGATGCCTGTGAGGCGCTCGCGCAGACGCTGCGTGCGCAAACTTTTGCCGGCGAGCCAATCCGTGTGCATGTGGACAAGCGCGACCTGCCCGGCGGCCAGAAGAACTGGGAGTGGATCAAGAAAGGCGTGCCGCTGCGCGTCGAAATGGGACCGCGCGACATCACCAGCCGCAGCGTGGCCGTGGTGCGCCGCGACAAGACGCCGAAGGACAAGGAATTCATTCCGAAGGAGGACTTCATCCAGACCGTGGCCGAGCGGCTGCACGAGATTCAGGATGCGCTGCTCGCGCGCGCCGTCGCGCTGCGCGATACGAACATGAAGAAGCTCGAAACACTCGAAGAGTTCAAAGCTTTCTTCGCCGAGAACTCCGAAGGCGGCTTCGCCCTCATGCACTGGGCTGGCAGCAGCGAGGATGAGGACACGCTCAGCAAGGATCTGAAAGTTACCATCCGCTGTATCCCGCACGGGGATCAATACGCCGAGGAAGGCAAGTGCTTCCTCACCGGCAAGGCGAGCATGCGTCGCGTGGTGTTTGCGCGGAGTTATTGA
- a CDS encoding S8 family serine peptidase — protein MKRLPLLLAMSLCTLAAGQQPAAIDARTAFEIEDGGKKRRFELALDELAEKPSGGKERASKMARAAKNFGEVRRQAKQTEAATGVKQDIVLYEEGKPRDESSRRIVTRKVLMKVAAGFDLNAAALKINAVGTEKPGYAPGYVLLTVQGPGDALAALDTLRALPGVLSVEPQLARQQQRRLIPNDTFFSYNAANPGYQWHLRNTGQSPGTAGIDVNVTSTWDSFTGSGIRIGIVDDGLEVAHPDLSPNADTVNDHDWNDGTPDDPTGNPSSDTHGTACAGVAGARGNNGAGTSGSAPNATLVGLRLIAAAISDADEAAALSWRNDLIHLYSNSWGPNDDGSDLRDAGPLVKQALASGASTGRGGKGSIWLWAAGNGGDVTDNSNYDGYANSIYTIAVAAMNDTGTRSAYSEPGANVLICAPSNDSTGSHRGITTTTTNGGYTHSFGGTSSATPLAAGVVALLLESNPNLGWRDVKEILLRSSTKVNPTHADWINNSAGYHFNHDYGAGLINAQAAVAMAVGWTNLGPQTTHQIAQTGLADAIPDGSATGVTRTFTVPGTVFMRVEHATLHIAATHGKRGDMNVTLTSPGGTVSKLFVTHTGDANLDMDWTFSSVRHWGESAAGNWSVKVSDLAGGNLGTLTSATLTLHGANTEPPTTPPVISRVLSASGNVESPFSYQITATNNPQTFSATGLPNGLSLSASGLIQGTPTQQGTFNVTLGATNILGTGNATLVMNIDARLPTPPVITSTLAAQAVLNVPFNYQISATHSPASYAASGMPAGIAVNTTSGAISGIPTAIGTFNITLSATNADGTDTQTLVLDVSSTASLLAQALDAPQLIFTTGGDVPWVVPATSTHDGSDAAESGDITHNQQSWLETTITGPAYVHFWFQLDSEAGYDFFRFSIDGQELWYSDGFHAWRLLGFYVPPGIHTARWNYTKDDSASTGQDRLYVDQVEVQGVQQLLGNTLDNPNLTWQMPSADSWVLQNRRTIDGVDALISPIFLDHGRSSVIETPVTGPGTVSFWWTVSSELNADYFRFEIDETVQTQISGNSSGDNLPWTQQTFSVPAGQHLLRWRYIKNEAVAAGLDACWLDSITYTTTFASGPPYAQWLNGLFPANQLGNGFITGPDIDSDGDGRSNLHEYAFGGSPLIHDLTQPVSPQPGGSEIFFDYTTDDAKTDLVITPRISSDLTNWIDATSEFVSQVGSITQRRVRVPQSAGKKFLMLKAEMTP, from the coding sequence ATGAAACGACTCCCTCTCCTGCTCGCCATGTCGCTCTGCACGCTGGCGGCGGGGCAGCAACCGGCCGCCATTGACGCGCGCACGGCTTTCGAGATTGAAGACGGTGGCAAAAAGCGGCGCTTTGAGCTGGCGCTGGATGAACTGGCGGAAAAACCATCGGGCGGCAAGGAGCGGGCCTCGAAGATGGCCAGAGCGGCCAAAAATTTCGGCGAAGTGCGCAGGCAGGCGAAGCAGACGGAGGCGGCGACGGGCGTGAAGCAGGACATCGTGCTCTATGAAGAGGGAAAGCCGCGCGACGAGAGTTCCCGCCGGATTGTGACACGGAAGGTGCTCATGAAAGTGGCGGCAGGCTTTGATCTCAATGCGGCGGCGCTGAAGATCAACGCGGTGGGCACGGAGAAGCCCGGTTATGCGCCTGGATATGTCCTGTTGACGGTGCAAGGCCCCGGCGATGCACTGGCGGCGCTGGACACGCTGCGCGCGCTGCCGGGTGTGCTTTCGGTGGAACCGCAGTTGGCCCGGCAGCAGCAGCGGCGGCTCATTCCCAACGACACCTTCTTCTCCTACAACGCCGCCAATCCTGGTTACCAATGGCATCTGCGCAACACCGGCCAGTCGCCGGGCACAGCGGGCATCGATGTGAACGTGACATCGACGTGGGACAGCTTCACCGGCAGCGGCATCCGCATCGGCATCGTGGATGATGGCCTGGAGGTCGCGCATCCGGACCTCTCGCCAAATGCGGACACGGTGAACGATCACGACTGGAATGACGGCACGCCGGATGATCCCACCGGCAATCCCAGCTCCGACACGCACGGCACCGCCTGCGCAGGCGTGGCGGGCGCACGCGGCAACAACGGCGCGGGCACCTCCGGCTCCGCGCCAAACGCCACGCTTGTCGGCCTGCGCCTCATTGCCGCCGCGATCAGCGATGCGGATGAAGCAGCGGCGCTCTCCTGGAGAAACGACCTCATTCATCTCTACAGCAACTCCTGGGGCCCCAATGACGATGGCAGCGATCTGCGCGATGCCGGACCGCTGGTGAAGCAGGCGCTGGCCAGCGGCGCAAGCACAGGCCGCGGCGGGAAAGGCTCCATCTGGCTCTGGGCGGCGGGCAACGGCGGCGATGTGACGGACAACTCCAACTACGACGGCTATGCCAACTCCATCTACACCATCGCCGTGGCGGCGATGAACGACACAGGCACGCGCAGCGCGTATTCCGAACCAGGGGCCAATGTGCTCATCTGCGCGCCTTCCAACGACAGCACCGGCAGCCATCGCGGCATCACCACCACCACGACAAACGGCGGCTACACGCACAGTTTCGGCGGCACCTCGTCCGCCACGCCGCTGGCGGCGGGTGTCGTGGCCCTGCTGCTGGAGAGCAATCCCAATCTCGGCTGGCGGGATGTGAAGGAAATCCTGCTGCGCAGCTCCACCAAGGTGAATCCCACGCATGCCGACTGGATCAACAACAGCGCCGGTTATCACTTCAATCACGACTACGGCGCCGGTTTGATCAACGCGCAGGCCGCCGTGGCGATGGCCGTCGGCTGGACCAACCTCGGCCCGCAAACAACGCATCAAATCGCCCAGACGGGTCTCGCCGATGCCATTCCCGACGGCAGCGCCACCGGTGTCACGCGCACCTTCACCGTGCCGGGCACGGTCTTCATGCGGGTGGAGCACGCCACGCTCCACATCGCCGCCACGCACGGCAAACGCGGTGACATGAACGTCACGCTCACCTCACCCGGCGGCACCGTGAGCAAGTTGTTCGTCACCCACACCGGTGATGCCAATCTCGACATGGACTGGACCTTCTCCTCCGTGCGGCATTGGGGCGAAAGTGCCGCTGGCAACTGGAGTGTGAAAGTCAGCGACCTCGCCGGGGGCAATCTCGGCACGCTGACGAGCGCCACGCTCACGCTCCACGGCGCGAACACCGAACCGCCGACCACGCCGCCGGTGATCAGCCGCGTGTTGAGCGCGAGCGGCAATGTGGAGTCGCCCTTCAGCTATCAGATCACCGCCACGAACAATCCGCAGACCTTTTCCGCCACGGGACTGCCCAATGGACTGAGCCTGAGCGCCAGCGGCCTCATCCAGGGCACACCGACGCAGCAGGGCACCTTCAACGTCACCCTCGGCGCCACCAACATCCTCGGCACCGGCAATGCAACACTCGTGATGAACATCGACGCGCGTCTGCCAACGCCGCCGGTCATCACCAGCACGCTCGCCGCCCAGGCCGTGCTCAATGTGCCTTTCAATTATCAAATCAGCGCCACCCACTCGCCCGCCAGTTATGCCGCCAGCGGCATGCCCGCTGGCATTGCTGTGAACACGACGAGTGGAGCCATCAGCGGCATTCCAACGGCGATTGGCACCTTCAACATCACCCTCTCCGCCACCAACGCCGACGGCACGGACACGCAGACACTGGTGCTCGATGTCAGCTCCACCGCCTCTCTGCTGGCCCAGGCGCTGGACGCACCGCAATTGATCTTCACCACCGGTGGCGATGTGCCGTGGGTCGTCCCCGCCACCAGCACGCATGATGGCAGCGATGCCGCTGAGAGTGGTGACATCACCCACAACCAGCAAAGCTGGCTCGAAACCACCATCACCGGCCCCGCCTACGTCCACTTCTGGTTTCAGCTCGACTCCGAGGCTGGCTACGACTTCTTCCGCTTCTCCATCGACGGCCAGGAACTCTGGTACAGCGATGGCTTCCACGCCTGGCGGCTGCTCGGCTTCTATGTGCCGCCCGGCATCCACACCGCCCGCTGGAACTACACGAAGGATGACAGCGCCAGCACCGGCCAGGACCGCCTTTATGTGGATCAAGTGGAAGTGCAGGGCGTGCAGCAGCTCCTCGGCAACACGCTCGACAATCCCAACCTCACCTGGCAGATGCCCAGCGCAGATTCGTGGGTGCTGCAGAACCGCCGCACCATCGACGGCGTGGATGCCCTCATCAGCCCCATCTTCCTCGATCATGGCCGCAGCAGCGTCATCGAGACGCCGGTGACCGGCCCTGGCACCGTGTCCTTTTGGTGGACGGTTTCATCCGAGCTCAATGCCGACTACTTCCGCTTCGAGATCGACGAAACCGTGCAAACTCAGATCAGTGGCAACAGCAGCGGCGACAACCTCCCCTGGACGCAACAAACCTTCAGCGTGCCCGCCGGCCAGCACCTGCTGCGCTGGCGCTATATCAAAAACGAAGCCGTGGCGGCTGGCCTGGACGCCTGCTGGCTCGATTCGATCACTTATACAACCACCTTCGCCAGCGGCCCGCCCTACGCGCAATGGCTCAATGGCCTCTTCCCAGCCAATCAACTCGGCAACGGCTTCATCACCGGCCCCGACATCGATTCCGACGGCGACGGCCGCAGCAATCTGCACGAATACGCCTTCGGCGGCTCACCACTCATCCACGACCTCACACAGCCCGTGTCACCACAGCCAGGCGGCAGCGAGATCTTCTTCGACTACACCACGGATGACGCCAAAACCGATCTTGTCATCACCCCGCGCATCTCCAGCGACCTCACCAACTGGATCGACGCCACCAGCGAATTCGTCTCGCAGGTCGGCAGCATCACCCAGCGCCGCGTCCGCGTGCCACAAAGCGCGGGAAAGAAATTTCTCATGCTGAAGGCAGAGATGACGCCGTGA
- a CDS encoding PQQ-dependent sugar dehydrogenase, with product MRSLLCLALVASTALAADTHKLTRVYEKIATERPIAVVIPEDGSGREFLALQRGKILILPKDEQAAEAKTFLDLTPRDMEAKDGLFEEGLNGLAFHPKFKDNGLFYLCYTLQKPKRLIVTEMKADGDKADEKSERVLLEVPLINWNHHGGNILFGPEGFLYIGVGDNSKRNGELKMSQLNATLYGKILRIDVNSREYSNAYGIPADNPYASGVNALPQIYANGIRNPWGLSFDAKGHLWCADVGQDIWEEINWITNGGNYGWQFREGPVPFALNTDTPPADAKFIEPIHSYNHAEGLSITGGIVHAGKSLPELQGAYVYGDFVLGKIWALKTDDAGKVQSNELLYTSPQTPANDPKKKPTVLVKPTAFCANAAGEMLVLDWNGVIYKLGK from the coding sequence ATGCGCTCCCTCCTCTGCCTCGCCCTCGTCGCGTCCACAGCCCTCGCCGCTGACACACACAAACTCACCCGCGTTTACGAAAAAATCGCCACCGAGCGCCCCATCGCCGTCGTGATCCCGGAGGACGGCAGCGGACGCGAGTTCCTGGCCCTTCAGCGCGGCAAGATCTTGATCCTGCCGAAGGACGAACAGGCCGCCGAAGCCAAAACCTTTCTAGATCTCACCCCCCGTGACATGGAGGCGAAGGACGGCCTCTTTGAAGAAGGCCTCAACGGCCTCGCCTTCCATCCCAAGTTCAAGGACAACGGCCTCTTTTACCTCTGCTACACGCTGCAGAAGCCGAAACGTCTCATCGTCACCGAGATGAAGGCTGACGGCGACAAAGCCGACGAAAAATCCGAGCGCGTGCTGCTCGAAGTCCCGCTCATCAACTGGAACCACCATGGCGGCAACATCCTCTTCGGCCCCGAGGGCTTCCTCTACATCGGCGTCGGCGACAATTCGAAGCGCAATGGCGAACTCAAGATGTCCCAGCTCAATGCCACGCTCTACGGCAAAATCCTCCGCATCGACGTGAACAGCCGCGAGTACAGCAACGCCTACGGCATCCCCGCCGACAATCCGTATGCCAGCGGCGTCAATGCGCTGCCGCAAATCTACGCCAACGGCATCCGCAACCCCTGGGGCCTGAGTTTTGACGCCAAAGGCCATCTTTGGTGCGCCGATGTCGGCCAGGACATCTGGGAGGAGATCAACTGGATCACCAACGGCGGCAACTACGGCTGGCAGTTCCGCGAAGGCCCCGTCCCCTTCGCTCTGAACACCGACACGCCGCCCGCCGACGCCAAATTCATCGAACCCATCCATTCCTACAACCACGCCGAAGGTCTCAGCATCACCGGCGGCATCGTTCACGCGGGCAAATCGCTTCCTGAACTCCAGGGCGCTTATGTTTACGGCGACTTTGTCCTCGGCAAAATCTGGGCGCTCAAAACCGACGACGCAGGCAAAGTGCAGAGCAACGAACTCCTCTACACCAGCCCGCAAACCCCGGCCAACGATCCCAAGAAGAAGCCCACCGTCCTGGTCAAACCCACCGCCTTCTGCGCCAACGCCGCTGGAGAGATGCTCGTGCTCGACTGGAACGGAGTCATCTACAAGCTGGGCAAGTAG
- a CDS encoding c-type cytochrome domain-containing protein: protein MMSKTTLSLTCAAFAAVSLHAQDAGEKITYQDHIRPLLENKCFSCHNPDKKKGDLDLTSFGALMTGGGGGTIVDAGNVDGSRIWSTCAKKEEPFMPPEGAPLSTKDLDLLAAWVKGGVLDTKSSIAKKSAKPKIDMAVAVTGGKPEGPIAKPEHVLLEPVVVTPRTTAITAMAFSPWTSLFALAAPKQILLYDTDTRQLVGIFPYTEGYARSLRFSRNGSLLIMGGGRAGKIGHAIVWDVKTGKRITEVGKEFDQVMSADISPDHKRIVIGSPSKKVKCYSTATGEEEYVISKHTEWVMGTAFSPDGVLLATSDRNGNVMVWEADSGGEFYILGQHKGSCVDLSWRADSNILASCSMDGTITTWEMNEGKQVKNWAAHGGGVQSVSFTPDGKIVSSGNDGLVRTWDINGTKLGEAPSQGDLVTKVVAGFDSKSAISANWRGEIIQWNFGATALIETARYVSNPSQIAQRIVQTEQRTAELTAKLPSLQEAIKKAEADAKARDEALAKVRAEVAEYDRRSKAYPGEITNEEKALAALKAARTKADQDKAARNAAIKAYGEKAAKIAAQEKELAPAAAEAAKLPAADKAVADANTALEAAKKDPAQQPKLKELEAKLAAVKAEQQKIAPNKAKANQLTAAIAKAKTELGAAPALVADLDKLIAETDAKIKAATDSIAAKKAELPKLPALVKAGPDRIKGAEGNAAAGKTALAAAQTAAKSASDEIAMLQKVPTSLKAAQFNTGVLVEKEKLAKLETDFTDFTEAKKDAEAAKVSAAARIEDSKKAIAESIAAQPALEAALKKVQGEAAALEATTKPTRDADAAAAAKVAEQKTIITTKEAELAAAAKAKDEAIAASKKSAEDIAKLIEARKKSLAEVNAKLNGPEAQVTAKKAPVAKFEGNLAAVKKSAADLTAALPAQEKAAKDIEASIPKFTTEIQAADKALADAKKAAADTQNAVAAAKKELAAKAGDAALTAKVATSEKAAAEAAVKPAQAQQALDAKRAARTDAEKKLAEARKIAGKTKADLNNANTAVAQTEKQLAQAKNELATAEKAAAPLRGQRDSIAKEIEAQGKALAEKQAAPAAIEKDYAAKIAPINAAIAAAKTALPPLEQAYAAAHAKLDAEQKVLDAKKAEVAKANTDFEGAKKKKTDAEATIAAATKEIPEKDKIIAEATTELAKLQPQLDPMRTKVKQMTEQYLTMLPK from the coding sequence ATGATGTCCAAAACCACCCTCTCGCTGACTTGCGCGGCCTTCGCCGCAGTGTCCCTTCACGCCCAGGACGCTGGCGAAAAAATCACCTATCAAGACCACATCCGCCCCCTGCTGGAGAACAAATGCTTCTCCTGTCACAACCCGGACAAGAAGAAGGGCGATCTCGATCTCACCAGCTTCGGTGCCCTCATGACGGGCGGCGGCGGCGGTACCATCGTGGATGCTGGCAATGTCGATGGCAGCCGCATCTGGAGCACCTGCGCGAAAAAAGAAGAGCCCTTCATGCCGCCCGAAGGCGCCCCTTTGAGCACGAAGGATCTCGATCTCCTCGCCGCCTGGGTCAAAGGCGGGGTGCTCGACACCAAATCGTCCATCGCCAAAAAATCCGCCAAACCGAAGATCGACATGGCCGTCGCCGTCACCGGTGGCAAACCGGAAGGCCCCATCGCCAAGCCGGAACACGTTCTGCTGGAGCCCGTCGTCGTCACGCCGCGCACCACCGCCATCACCGCGATGGCCTTCAGCCCGTGGACCTCGCTCTTCGCGCTCGCCGCACCGAAGCAGATCCTGCTTTACGACACCGACACACGTCAGCTCGTCGGCATCTTCCCTTACACCGAAGGTTACGCCCGCAGCCTGCGCTTCAGCCGGAATGGATCGCTCCTCATCATGGGTGGCGGTCGTGCCGGTAAAATCGGCCACGCCATTGTCTGGGATGTCAAGACAGGCAAACGCATCACCGAAGTCGGCAAGGAATTCGACCAGGTCATGTCCGCCGACATCAGCCCCGATCACAAGCGCATCGTCATCGGCAGCCCGTCGAAGAAGGTGAAGTGCTACAGCACCGCCACCGGCGAGGAAGAATACGTCATCAGCAAGCACACCGAGTGGGTCATGGGCACCGCCTTCAGCCCCGACGGCGTCCTGCTCGCCACCAGCGACCGCAACGGCAACGTCATGGTCTGGGAGGCCGACAGCGGCGGCGAATTCTACATCCTCGGCCAGCACAAAGGCTCATGCGTTGATCTCTCCTGGCGCGCCGACTCGAACATCCTCGCCTCCTGCTCCATGGACGGCACCATCACCACCTGGGAGATGAACGAGGGCAAGCAGGTCAAAAACTGGGCCGCTCACGGCGGCGGCGTGCAGTCCGTCTCCTTCACGCCCGATGGCAAGATCGTCTCCTCCGGCAACGACGGCCTCGTCCGCACCTGGGACATCAACGGCACCAAACTTGGCGAAGCCCCCAGCCAGGGCGATCTCGTGACCAAAGTCGTCGCAGGCTTTGATTCCAAGTCCGCCATTTCCGCCAACTGGCGCGGCGAGATCATCCAGTGGAACTTCGGTGCCACCGCTCTCATCGAAACCGCCCGCTACGTCAGCAATCCCTCGCAGATCGCCCAGCGCATCGTGCAAACCGAGCAGCGCACCGCCGAACTCACCGCCAAGCTGCCTTCGCTTCAGGAAGCGATCAAAAAAGCCGAGGCCGATGCCAAAGCCCGCGATGAAGCACTCGCCAAAGTCCGTGCCGAAGTCGCCGAATACGACCGTCGCAGCAAGGCCTACCCCGGCGAGATCACCAACGAGGAAAAAGCCCTCGCCGCGCTCAAAGCCGCCCGCACCAAGGCCGATCAGGACAAAGCCGCCCGCAACGCCGCCATCAAAGCTTACGGCGAAAAAGCCGCCAAGATCGCCGCGCAGGAAAAAGAACTCGCTCCAGCCGCCGCAGAGGCCGCCAAACTGCCCGCCGCCGACAAAGCCGTCGCCGATGCCAACACCGCGCTCGAAGCCGCCAAGAAAGATCCAGCGCAACAGCCCAAGCTGAAGGAACTCGAAGCCAAACTCGCCGCAGTGAAGGCCGAGCAGCAAAAAATCGCGCCTAACAAGGCCAAGGCCAATCAACTCACCGCCGCCATTGCCAAAGCCAAGACGGAACTCGGTGCCGCACCTGCTCTCGTCGCCGATCTCGACAAACTCATCGCTGAAACCGACGCCAAGATCAAAGCCGCCACCGACAGCATTGCCGCGAAGAAAGCCGAGCTGCCCAAACTGCCCGCGCTCGTCAAAGCCGGCCCGGATCGCATCAAAGGAGCCGAAGGCAATGCCGCCGCAGGCAAAACCGCCCTCGCCGCCGCACAGACCGCCGCCAAGTCCGCCAGCGATGAGATCGCCATGCTGCAAAAAGTGCCCACCTCTTTGAAGGCGGCCCAGTTCAACACCGGCGTGCTCGTCGAGAAGGAAAAACTCGCCAAACTCGAAACCGACTTCACCGACTTCACCGAAGCCAAAAAAGACGCGGAGGCCGCCAAAGTCTCCGCCGCCGCACGCATCGAAGACTCCAAGAAAGCCATCGCCGAATCCATCGCCGCACAACCCGCTCTTGAGGCCGCTTTGAAGAAAGTGCAGGGCGAGGCCGCCGCTCTCGAAGCCACCACCAAGCCCACCCGCGACGCAGATGCCGCCGCCGCAGCCAAAGTGGCTGAGCAGAAGACCATCATCACCACCAAGGAAGCCGAACTCGCCGCCGCCGCCAAAGCCAAGGACGAAGCCATCGCCGCGTCCAAGAAATCCGCCGAGGACATCGCCAAGCTCATCGAAGCCAGGAAGAAGAGCCTCGCCGAGGTGAACGCCAAGCTCAATGGCCCCGAGGCTCAGGTCACGGCCAAGAAGGCTCCAGTCGCCAAGTTCGAGGGCAATCTCGCCGCCGTGAAAAAATCCGCCGCCGATTTGACCGCCGCTCTCCCTGCGCAGGAAAAAGCCGCCAAGGACATCGAGGCTTCGATTCCGAAGTTCACGACCGAAATTCAAGCCGCCGACAAAGCGCTCGCTGACGCCAAAAAAGCCGCTGCCGACACCCAAAACGCCGTCGCAGCCGCCAAGAAGGAACTCGCAGCCAAAGCGGGTGATGCCGCGCTGACCGCCAAAGTTGCCACCTCGGAAAAAGCAGCAGCCGAGGCCGCTGTAAAACCTGCGCAAGCCCAGCAGGCACTTGATGCCAAACGAGCCGCTCGCACCGACGCGGAGAAGAAGCTTGCCGAGGCCCGCAAAATCGCCGGCAAGACCAAGGCTGACCTCAACAACGCCAACACCGCCGTCGCGCAGACCGAGAAGCAGCTTGCCCAGGCTAAAAACGAACTCGCCACCGCCGAGAAAGCCGCCGCTCCTCTTCGCGGCCAGCGTGACAGCATCGCCAAAGAAATCGAAGCCCAGGGCAAGGCTCTCGCCGAGAAACAAGCCGCGCCTGCCGCCATCGAGAAAGATTACGCCGCCAAGATCGCGCCAATCAACGCCGCCATCGCCGCCGCCAAAACGGCCCTTCCGCCGCTCGAACAAGCCTACGCCGCCGCCCACGCCAAACTCGACGCCGAGCAGAAGGTTCTCGATGCCAAGAAAGCAGAAGTCGCCAAAGCGAACACCGACTTTGAAGGCGCGAAAAAGAAGAAGACCGACGCCGAGGCCACCATCGCCGCCGCCACGAAGGAAATCCCCGAGAAGGACAAGATCATCGCCGAAGCCACCACCGAGCTCGCCAAGCTCCAGCCGCAGCTCGATCCGATGCGCACGAAGGTGAAGCAGATGACCGAGCAGTATCTGACGATGCTGCCGAAATAA